ACTGGAGACCTGTTGTCGTAAGCGTTCGTATGTGTGGCTATGAACGTTGTATTTTTAGgtacagaaactttttttttatcaaaagtattCACATACAgacgtttttttttatcaaaattattaatctacagggaaaatatttatataaaatattcacctactgtccttttatttatttatcagatctATTCACCTACAGgcccattatttaaaaaaaaaaatattcatatacaggccatttatttatgaaaaatatttacctaCAGGCCatttatttatcagaaatattCATCTAGAggccatttatttttcaaaaagaaatccaTCTACAACCtctttgtttattataaatattcatataaaggacatttatttataaaaaatattcaactaCAGGccacttatttataaaaaaatgttcatctaCATGtcctttatttatcaaaaaatattcatataagggcctttatttataaaaaaattattcatctaGGGCcctttatttatcaaatatatacaaTCGATGGGccatttacttataaataaatattcatctacAGGCcctttatttatcaaaaatatttatatacagaacctttatttatcaaaaatattcacCTACAGGccctttattttatgaaaaatattcaccTATAGGTCGTTGATTTATCAAAAGATATTAATCTACAGGCCCTTTATTTATCAAAGAATATTAATCTACAGAccttttatttatccaaaatagTCATCTACAGacccttttttaataaaaaaatattcgattATGGTTcgttaatttatcaaaaaatattaatctaaagCCCTTTATTTATCAAAACTATTCATCTATAGACACcgtatttatagaaaatattaatcTGCAAACcctttatttatcaaaaaaaaaagtaatctacaggccttttatttgtaaaaaatattaatctacaGTCCCTTCATTTATCAGAAAATACTCATCCACAGgcccttttttaataaaaatattcatctaaaGGCCCTATAGCTATTAAAAGTACATACTCTCTTAAACAATAACTTATAAGTAGTTAAATATCCGTTATTGCAACAATTTAAGAATGTCACAAATAATGCTCATTAAATTTTCTCCCTGAAAAAGGTATTACTAAATTGATATAatacatgtaagtatgtatgaatgaaagCATGCGTGTATACATGTTGTtagataaaatacatacatatatacatacatacagtaacttTTAAGGTATTGGGATATCATTCAGGTAATAATATTAGCTAATAtagacatacagtacatacctacatgcatacatacatacatacacatacatacattcatcaacatttaagacatttaaaaacatttaggcTACAAGTAAATGTCAGAAATGACCAGTGATATACCAACCTGGGGTCACTTTTACGAAATTAATGCATGTGGCTGATTTCCATACCGAGATAGACTCCTCGATCACTTTCACTAATTCCGGATCTGACGTAAAAGaagagtgagtatatatatacatacacacacacacacacacacacacacatatatatatatatatatatatatatatatatatatatatatatatatatatatatatatatatatatatatatatatatatatatatatatacatgatgcatgtttatatatacatatacatatgtataggattatatattttccatataaacataaaacaaggTTATATAACACAAGCACACCCAACCTTCTATCAAAATGCGATATGGAACCAGTGGGAATCCGGTGGAATTTCCATACGGCCAAAGAACAGACATTACTTTAGTTTCATTATCCTCTTTTGCCAAGGTATCAATCACGTGGCGCATGGACCCAGGAACAATTTCCCGGCAGGACGCGACTCCTTCTCGAAGTCCCTCGGAAGTCCTATTTGTCAACGAGATCTTTGCGGTCTCGCTGAAAGGGTTTTGTTCCCCGCCTTCGGCACTCTCGTTCGTCTTTCGTGTTCCTGCAGTATATGGGTCTTCTTTGGCACGGGAGGTTTTCCCCTGACCTTTTGCAGAAGAAGGGTATTCTGCATTTTCATCGGTGAAGCAGGTTTTGTCTGTAGATGGGGAGATGTGACCTtcattttcatagagagagaggtcttcttcttcctctcctttagTTATAGAGTCTTCAGCCTTATCTTCATTATCAAAGAATTTTCCATCTTTATATTTACTATTGTGGAGGTCCTCATTACCTTCATTATTAGGGAAGCCCTCTTTAGTGGATCCATTGGTAAGGAAATTCAATTCTGTGTTGGTTTGCAAAGTACTGAAAGTACTGAGAATATTCGGGTGAATGCCTGATGCCCCGCCCAGACCACTGGTCCTATTATTCGGTTTCATTCCAGATATtccctgaaaaagaaattttaatggaTCATTTTACTTCCTGAGTAGGTGGCTTGAGCAATATTATTTCCGCTTTTGAACATGCTTTTAGGCATATCTTTAAGCGAGCCTCGGAATCCTTTATTAGGGATGAAATAGATTCAGTATCtctataagtaaaaaatatttttttctgaaatattttcagtagattCAGTATGTCGATCAGAAAAAATAACTCTTCCTAGgatcttttaaaaaatcatagtctatgaaaaataatgaaaaatctctttattttatatatccaaaaatatgttttattttctttatatgattcaTGGGAAATTGacaactatatattttttaaaattcaaaatgcagTAACTGTATAGcaacatttttagacaattaAGAAACAAAGACACCGAATCTTGATAAAGTATCAAATCTTAACTCAGATAATAAACACAATTATTTCTACTTTGCTCTTTTTATCGTAAACTTCCTCCATCATCTTTCTTTTCCTAGGTTCTATTTATAATCCCCTCTCCCATTTAAGAGGGTAACTGGTTTTGTTCTATCCTGTTTCACATAATTCTATCAATGGAAACTCTTCATCGGGAACTAGAGTGATCTAGCCAACTACCGGTCACTTaaagttttgttataattatttttattatttttcactttttatttttatttcttgtatttatttttcacatgttttGTTTCTGTCTGTCTACCTTTAAAGCCAGTTTcaacaatatattaatttttatattacaaatgcacttcatacatatatatatatatatatatatatatatatatatatatatatatatatatatatatatatatatatatatatatatatatatatatatatatatatatattatatatgattattatcacatttgtacgtgattcatttatcacacatgaCCACAGGTGtgtaagtcctgaccggttttgactatttccaagccattgacgaaggactaatGCATagcattagaagtcacaaatatatatactacaggaacagtactgacgaacatacacaaccattagagactacatatccagccACTGGCTTCTAATACTATGCattagtccttcgtcagtggcttggaaataaagtcgaaaccagtcaggacatacaccccttctcttatttttcacctgtggtaatgtgttatatatatatatatatatatatatatatatatatatatatatatatatatatatatatataatatatatatatatatatatatatatatatttatatatatatatatatatgacattagaCAGTAACAGAAACTTGAACTTACATAGACAAGAGgaataaaatacacagaaaaatgcTCGGAGACATAGCCTCTAGATAATCCACACTAACGAATACACAGCCACTGAATGTTATCCTTTCTAGACACAAAGTCTTCCTTTTGTCCAACACAAGAGCAAAAGCGATCGTGATGTCCGAGTGGACTTGGGGGTGCTTTTGTAAACATAAAAGCAGAATCCGCAGTGTTTGAGAACGAGCGTTGTGTTCTGAACcttcctcattttttcttattcagagttaattacagttttattggAAAGAAATGTATATCTATGAAtgtacacacgcgcgcgcacacacacacacatacacacacacacacacacacacacacacacacacacacacacacacacacatatatatatatatatatatatatatatatatatatatatatatatatatatatatatatatatatatatatatatatatagatatatatatatatatatatatatatatatatatatatatatatatatatatatatatatatatatatatatatatatatatatatatatatatatatatatatatatatttatatatagatatattttatatatatatatatatatatatatatatatttatatatatatatatatatatgtacatatatatatatatatatatatatatatatatatatatatatatatatatatatatatgtatgtgtgtgtgtgtgtataatttatgtgtatagaTACGTGACTATAATAACCACACTgtcctctcaacttctcgaattcttcacacgttTGGATTTGCTCATTATTACAAATCCTTAgacccaaatgcaagaatattaaGCAATTCTGGcgtctgtagcaggattcgaacctttatACAGATTATCAGAGctaggtcacgttaccgacctgaccacgagatggATAAGAAGTCTATTGGcgcaaatgcatacatatatacctgtggaattcagatgcatttattagagctggaatagacccatcctgaCCATTGTAACCGCGTGGGTAATCGTTCTTGTTGCTTTTAGACTCAAATATTTATAGAATCTATGGTCTTTTTATCCAGATACGTTTGGaagtgtaatagccacaatgccccttCTATCATTTCTAGTAACAAGTGACCAGTGGATTCCAGATCCTTAGAATTCCGTTTTAAAGATTTCTAAATAACAGCAATAGTTCCCTTAAGCAGAACTGTGTTCGTCATAAACACAATCAGccagcttttttttataaaataaaactactgtgcccctttgtctgtctgtccgaatTTAtatttccgccctcagatcccaaaaactactgaggctagagggctgcaaattggtatggtgttcatccaccctccaatcatcaaatataccaaattgcagccctctagcctcagtagtttttattttatttaagttagagttagccataatcgtgcttctggcagcgataaaggctaggacaccaccgggctctggttaaagtttcatgggccgcggctcatacaggattatacagagaccacagaaagatagttgtattttcggtggccttggttatactccgtagcgactgtacagaaaactcgattgcgccgaagaaacttcggcccatttttcaattgttttttcttgtaacgATTTGCTTCTCATATAACACCAATTAGAAATAAATCCAGAGAACCTTTAATaaactgacaaagaaaaatgtaaaagaatatatataacaacaacggaaattaattcatttcacTTGACggctcttgaaaaaaaataaataaataaacactaccCTGGGACATCCGGTCGTAATGGAATCAATGAAAAATACGCCTCTCGTTTTTCATTCTTGAATGTACAACCGATATAGACCCTATAAGGCTATGGACGTTTATGTTCCTTAGGGAAAATAATGGGGAAATGATAAGTTACGACTGCAATGGCTGGGAAGTACCAGCGCTGTGCTAgatttgcttttgtaattttttttcccaagggTCATCTCAATAATATTacagatgcctctctctctctctctctctctctctctctctctctctctctctctctctctctctctctatatatatatatatatatatatatatatatatatatatatatatatatatatatatatatatatataatatatatatgtatatatgtatgtatctctctctctctctctctctctctctctctctctctcttagtgttacGATATTTCGATAGTTATAGGAAGGTCGATTTCGATCTATTATATAAGACCTAAAATTTtctctccttattattattattattattattattattattattattattattattattattattattattattatttttattattattattattatataaactcaTGAATTACAAAATGATTCCCATGGTCCCAGCACTTTTATAACACGTAAACCGTGCTATGCAACATGCATAGGACATGCAACAAAAATCTCGGAATCCCTTTGTACACTCTgtcgacctgagagagagagagagagagagagagaaagaagaaagaagaagaagaaagaaagaaggattgAATAGGCAACTGACACCGAAGCTCAGATGCTTTCCATTCCAATGTATTTCAAGCGAAGAGCGGACCAGCTGTCGCGATTCAGAATATTCTGCGTGAGAAAGTTTTCAGTGTATCTTTGTTTGTTGTGGAAATTTTTTGATTGGCTGATAcgttgaaattttgtttatattttatgaatttatttttatttatgtttattaagagaattatttttctatCTAAAACTGACTGACCGGAATCATTTGAACTATATTTTTGGTGTAAGGTAATCTCGAATAaccttaattagattaggtctctctctctctctctctctctctctctctctctctctctctccctctatatactctctctctctctctcactatatatatatatatatatatatatatatatatatatatatatatatatatatatatatatatatatatatatatatatctatatatatatatactctctgaaAATATCTGTTTCGACACATAAACGCTATATATTTGGTGAAAAAAGCATACATGtagaaagacaaaaaatacacccatgtttaataatgaaaagaaataaggacttttattttttctaggctATCATcctctttataaaaatgaaaacatgcttCCGCTGAATTCGTATCAAAGTTTACCACTGGGTTTTGCATACATTAAGACTTTTCCGGAATATTACAGCTCAGGAGTTACACGTTCAAAAAAATTTGGCAGTTATGAATACTGTTGAGTCTCTATGACCTGGAAGATATTCtgcttttttcagaaattcactgaACTCATGTCGTTTATAGAGGGATTTTTCCCACGAATTCACTGAACTCGTGCCATTTCTAGAGGGATTTCTCTCACGAATTCACTGAATTCATGTCATCTATAGAGGGATTTTCCTTCCGAATTCACTGAACGCGTGTCATTTATAGAGGGATTTTTCTCACGAATTCACTGAACTCATGTCATTTACAGAgggattttaatctctctctctctctctctctctctctctctctctctctctctctctctctctcctctctctctcatgttttcgtatttccttcttgtttgttttgtaatataaaaCACAATTTTTCTAAACTACCATCGTTTTTCTCTCCTCTCATTCCTTCAATATCTATGCTTCAAAGGACATCTAAGCAGGCATCTTAAAGCTAATTATAATTCCAAAAAGTTTAAGATTTTTTAGGCCTACTTTAGGGTTAAGatactcagagaaaaaaaaaaactttggataCTCTTGGGATTCCAGGTTATAGCAATaggcctttttcttttataaacttgGATTTCTAAATTGTTCGCAAATTACCTCCTGTAATCTTTCCTCTTTCgcttttcttattttgtgaaCCTAATTATACGTCTCTCTATATCACGTGCTTCTCTATGTACTGTACCGAAACTCAAAACTTATTGAAGGACGTTTTATATCAGTTTCATCCACTATTACAATCATGGTAAAGTTgtgtaattattataatgaagttatcattaatatatatatatatatatatatatatatatatatatatatatatatatatatatatatatatatatatatatatatattaactttcacatacaaattgttctgtgcattagtacaattactaacaggacctcattctaactggatggtatctgatggagatattttctgaataaatatctcagccAGATACCATCAGTTTAATAGtcctgttaataatatatatatatatatatatatacatatatatatatatatatatatataacatatatatatatatatatatatatatatatatatatatatatatatatatatactctcgtaTATaaccgaccggtcagagagggcggacacttttgctatccatgtagacacctgggattatgtatgtaatcggataggtttgctgaaaagcaaatgggttattacagactaatgcacaaacaaacaaagccactccaacatctttaaaaatataacagacacctcacgtctcgaacagtcgacctaaccgctcagttctcctcgctgctgggagaaagggaattcggtatttggtacgatacatgtacacattcgccaccgggtctaagcaatgtcaggcagggcagccgatcaaggctacagcctacccacaacgccaaatcaaagtccttcaaatagAAGGCATCGtttttaccccatataaaaatgggaaaaagcacgttaaaacgaagaaatatatatatatatatatatatatatatatatatatatatatatatgtgtgtgtgtgtgtgtgtgtgtgtgtgtgtgtgtgtgtgtgtgtgtgtgtgtgtgtttatatccctttatatatattaaaaatgaatgtatatttaaaagTACACGCTAACTAACTGGGAAATTACGATTTGCAATAGACATGAAAATACGATATTGTCATATAATCTCACCTTCacaaattaattctctctctctctctctctctctctctctctctctctctctctctctctctctctcatgtgcatgTAGGTGTTTCCACAATAACTAAAACATTCATGTCTATGATATTTACAGGAAATAGAAGTAAGATCTGCataatataatacatgcatatctGGTTTTATTCCAGGTGGGGCGGCTGGATTTACCGTGGATTACAAAACTTCCTGTTTCATCTCTGTAATGAAACTGAAACAGGAAGGCAAAAGTAATCGGACTGGGAGACGGGAAATGAAAAAGGATCGAGCGGATGGGAAATGAAAGAAGGTATGCATGGCATATCCTCTGTCAAGGGTTCTTTTTCACTGAATTATttcgttgcttttatttttctttttctttcggcAGTTTTGACTGTTGACAGAGAGTGTCGTCTGATATTGCTTTTTCGAATggagattttctttcttttacttttattttctgtaaaagaaaactattgtgccggctttgtctgtccgtccgcacctttatCTGCccgcattttctgtccgccctcggatcttgaaaactacggaggctagagggctgcaaattggtatgttggtcatccaccccccaatcatcaaatatactaaattgcagtcctctagccttagcagttttttaaattttatttaaggccgtggttaaagtttcatgggccgtggctcatactgcattatgcctaaaccaccgaaagacagagctattttcggtggcgttgattatacgctgtacagaaaactcgattgcgacgaagaaacttcggcgcattctttacttgttttcaacTATTCTTAGTCAATGCTTAcagtagattattttttttttcactttactgAATTTTGGTTGTAGGGAGATTTAATTAATACCTAAATGAAATTTTTCCCGCTTTTCTCAATAGTGGCTTGAAGGAAGAACATAGTCAATacttaaatgaattatttttattttttgacattttagctTATGATCAGTagttaagtgaattttttttacttttaacgaTCCTAACAGCCTATAGTAAGAATCAAGTCAatacttaaatgaaatatatatatatatatatatatatatatatatatatatatatatatatatatatatatatatatatatatatatatatatatatatataagcaaatccccacaggaaaatgacagacagaatTTCAGTCTGTCATTTTTCCTGTAAGATCATTATACActagtcacgtgcatctactgtgatttcttaaatatatatatatatatatatatatatatatatatatatatatatatatatactatatatactatatatatatatatatatatatatatatatatatatattattcagtttgGAATAATGTAGAAAATCTCAGTTAATAtctaaatggcttttttttttattccagttctgGCTTATAGGAAGATTTTGGCAATacttaaatatattcttttatctttttactttactCAGTTTTGGCTTATAAGAAGATCTTAGTAAATactcagaaaaaaatgtttttcccttTAATGCAATTCTACACATAGGAGAGACCTTGGGTTAACCCTATATGTTTACCATTTTCTTAACCCCACCGAACTTAGATGACATGAGAAagagttgagaaagaagaaaggagaaacagcagatgaggaggagtaggaggatgaggaggaggaggataagaggagaagagggaggaagaggaagcaataaaaatgacTGTATTGACTCCCAGATTATTTGGGCTTTGACATCTGAGGTCTTTTCCCTGGAGGATTCCTTTCAAGTgtttcattatcaatattttattgcCTATGACTCGATGATCAAACGCGCCATGGAGTATGCAAGAGCAGAtacacgcgcgtgcacacacacatacacattgtaTCATTGAAtacatgagcatatatatatatatgtatatatatatatatatatatatatatatatatatatatatatatatatatatatatatatatatatatatatatatatatatatatacatatatatatatatatatatatatatatatatatatatatataatatatgtatatatacgcacaaacatacatacatatatatgtgtatttatatatatatatatatatatatatatatatatatatatatatatatatatatatatatatatatatatatatatatatatatatatatatataataatatatatatatacatacaaacaaacatacatacatatatatgtgtatttatatatatatatatatatatatatatatatatatatatatatataaatatatatatatatatatacatatattcttcacTTTAGTTATGTCTACTCAACAGATGATATCTTCTGATATACAATTCTTTTTTCAAATTCGTTTTTGCTTAAAAAGTGAAGTTTACAGCGGATTTCACTCATTTTTAAACCTTGTTTCAAAATTATCACGaaaatatattgcataatatgcaaatattaacGAGATCATCATAGGTTTCAATAatctattcatattattttttaaagtatttttattctatcttctgtctaaaaatctttaaacagtatatatatcaaagacggtttatctctcattctctctaatccattttagttttctataaaagagaactattgtgccgggtttgtctgtccgtccgcactttttctgtccgcacccagatcttaaaatctactgaggctagagggctgcaaattggtatgatgatcatccaccctccagtcatcaaacatgcaaatgcAGCCTGGCCTCAACCAGACCCctgattttttaaggttaaagttagccataatcgtgcttctggcaacgataggccACCattggccgtggttaaagtttcatgggccgcgtcgtatacagcattataccgagaccaccgagagatagatctattttcggcggccttgattatacactgtacagtaaactcgattgcgccgaagaaacttctgtgcatattttacttgtttttttttttatagataattacATACGAAGAATCTATGGAAGGTTGCAATTTCCTACGAAATGTCTTGTGACACAGGGGTAACCCTGTGCACAAGCGTGAATAAAGATTAATACAACCTTGTGTATCATTCCGAACAGATTGAAGAAGACCTCCTCTTTACCTAATATCCATGACCCGTCTCCGGTAATAATCGAAGTCATTCACTATTGTGGAGGGAACAGAGACCAATTTAGgcctttccttaattttcagtaaatataaacaaattcatgAGTGAAAGTATTTGCATATTCCCTttactagttaaaaaaaaaataaaattatttccgtATATGATATTGATACATTCCCTTTccggtaaaaaaatatatattaaatttatattataaattaaaatatattcatgagcGACAGTATTTGCATATTCCCTTTcctagtaaaaaaatttaaaactctccgtatttgatattataattccctttacagtaatatatatatatatatatatatatatatatatatatatatatatatatatatatatatatatatatatatatatatatatatatatatataaatatatataaatatatatatatatatatatatatatatatatatatatatatatatatatatatatatatatatatatatactgaatttatattataaataaaaataaattcatgagtgAAGTATTTGCATATCCTCTTTCCagtcaaaaagaaattaaaactatttcCGTATATGATACTGATACATTCccattccagtaaaaaaaatatagtaattggtattataaatatgaataaattcaagAACGATAGTATTTGCATTTTGCCttttctactaaaaaaaaaactctttccatGTATAATATTGAAACATTCCCTTtccagccaaaaaaaaatttattgaatttatattgtaaatataaataaattcatgagtGAAAGTATTTCCATATCCTCTTTCCAGTAAAAAAAGGAACTAAAACTATGTGggtatattatattgatatattccCTTTCCagtaaaaaagtatattaaattgatattatcaatatgaataaattcatattcccttttctagtaaaaaaaaaactatctccgTATATGATATTGTTACATTCCCattccagtaaaaaaatatattaaatttatattataaatataaataaattcatgagtAAAAGTATTGGTATATTCCCattccagtaaaaaaagaaattaaaactatgTGGTTATAATATACTGATATAATCCCTttccggttaaaaaaaaaaatttgactttaTCTCCATATATTATATTGATGTATTACCGCATACTCTAGTGGACTAAATCTCTCTTGcactaatgatttatttttgtgaataaagaaaggctcttttcgaaaaaaaaattacttaatgattaatgagcttttaatGGCATTTTTGACTGACGATCTTAATTACAAAACTAAACTGCATTTGCCAAAGTCCggtcataaatctctctctctctctctctctctctctctctctctctctctctctctctctctctctctctctatcgaaaATCTTTAACTGGAGCTTACATACAGTAcaaaaaactttcattatttgatgtgcagttattattattattattattattattattattatgtgtgtgtgtgtgtgtgttatgttatattattattattattattattcggaaggaAAAGactctctcttaaacaggtcttattaaaaaggatggctgtattatgcgaatttatcttaaatatagtataagataaattcgcatagccaatcatctttaataataataataataataataataataataataataatatatattattattattattattattattattattattaatagtagtagtagtagtagtattagtagtagtagtagtagtagtaatcaataataaaaatgaaaaataaattcttgaaaatttttaattatcatgcaacaataaaaaaaaaaa
This genomic stretch from Macrobrachium rosenbergii isolate ZJJX-2024 chromosome 23, ASM4041242v1, whole genome shotgun sequence harbors:
- the LOC136851362 gene encoding uncharacterized protein isoform X2, whose amino-acid sequence is MKPNNRTSGLGGASGIHPNILSTFSTLQTNTELNFLTNGSTKEGFPNNEGNEDLHNSKYKDGKFFDNEDKAEDSITKGEEEEDLSLYENEGHISPSTDKTCFTDENAEYPSSAKGQGKTSRAKEDPYTAGTRKTNESAEGGEQNPFSETAKISLTNRTSEGLREGVASCREIVPGSMRHVIDTLAKEDNETKVMSVLWPYGNSTGFPLVPYRILIEENAGHLGTNETLDIGLHAYRCLYHFGKRYKQSQKIFIHPSCAKRESVVRGIGISLGLHYEFLRPDRDAYVKMNLENLLKELPVYTNDEIATSRGPYDYSSVMQPHGVWYSKLGKITFATKDIRYQGILGRSKGDISHRDKGPRKQTLRMY
- the LOC136851362 gene encoding astacin-like metalloendopeptidase isoform X1, coding for MKPNNRTSGLGGASGIHPNILSTFSTLQTNTELNFLTNGSTKEGFPNNEGNEDLHNSKYKDGKFFDNEDKAEDSITKGEEEEDLSLYENEGHISPSTDKTCFTDENAEYPSSAKGQGKTSRAKEDPYTAGTRKTNESAEGGEQNPFSETAKISLTNRTSEGLREGVASCREIVPGSMRHVIDTLAKEDNETKVMSVLWPYGNSTGFPLVPYRILIEDPELVKVIEESISVWKSATCINFVKVTPENAGHLGTNETLDIGLHAYRCLYHFGKRYKQSQKIFIHPSCAKRESVVRGIGISLGLHYEFLRPDRDAYVKMNLENLLKELPVYTNDEIATSRGPYDYSSVMQPHGVWYSKLGKITFATKDIRYQGILGRSKGDISHRDKGPRKQTLRMY